CGCCGCATTGTGCTGGGTCATCTCGTCCATGGTGCGGACGGCGGTGGTAACTTCCTCAATGGCCGACGCCTGTTCGCGGCTGTCATTGGCGATGGATTCGAGCAGGCCATTATTGCCCCGCGCCGCGTCCAGCATGGCCTTGAGCTTGCCGGCCGCGTCGCCCACCAGCTTGGAGCCGGAATTCACCTCGCCGGCCGACTGCTCGATCAGCACCTTGACCTCGCTCGACGCCTGCGCTGCCGACTGCGCCAGGCGCCGCACTTCCACGGCCACCACGGCGAAGCCCTTGCCGGCATCGCCGGCCCGCGCTGCTTCCACCGAGGCGTTCAGCGCCAAGAGGTTGGTCTGGAAGGCGATGTCGTCGATCATGCCGATAATGTTGGAAATCTTGGCCGACGATTGCGTGATGCGCTCCATCGCCGACGTCGCGGCATCCATCACCTGCCCGCCCTCTTCGGCGGTGCGCGTCACCTGCGCGGCATTGACGCTGGCATCCTTGGCGCGCTCGGCATTCTTGAGCACGGTGGTCGCCAGCTGTTCCATGGCCGCCGAGGTTTCCTCGATGGTGGCCGCCTGCTTGGTGGTGCGCTCGCTGAGATCGTTCGCGCCCGACAGAATCTCGCCCGTCGCGGTCTTCAGCGACCCCGAAGTATGGCGCAACTGGCCCACAACCTCGGTCAGCTTGTCGGCCACTGCGTTGATATCGGATTTGAGCGTGGCGAAGGCGCCTTCATAATCGCCCTCCATGCGCTCGGTGAGATCGGTATTGGCCATGGCCCCCAGCACATGGCCGATTTCGGTCACGCCGCGATTAAAGGTCGACACCAGATTGTTGATGCCGGCAGCCAGCCCGTTGAGCTCGGGATCGGGGAATTCCACCGCGACCTGCCGGGTGAAGTCGCCGGCCACGGCCGCGTCGACCACCTCGCCGAAGGCCGATTGCAGCTCGCTCATCATCTTCTGCCGGTTTTCCTGGTCGGCAATGATGCGCGCGGCTTCCGCCTCGGTCATCTGGCTGACGCGCAGCCCATTGGCGCGGAACACTTCCACGGCGCGCGCCATGGCGCCCACTTCATTGCCCTGTTCGGTATAGGGCACCTCGGTTTCGTAATTGCCCTCGGCAATGGCTTCCATCGAACCGGCCAGCTTGGGAATGGGCTTGGTGATCAGGCGCGACAGCACCAGTCCCACCAGCCCCAGCGCAACAGTCACCGCGCCACCCACCATCAGGATCAGCCCGAGCACGCCATTGGCCGAAGCCTCGACATTGGCCATGGGCGTGCCGACGAAAATGGCGCCCATGACTTCGCCGCTCATCTTTTCGATGGGCTGCAGGGCCGCGAAATAATTGACGCCGTTGATCGGCAACTGGCCGATGAACGGCTCGGCGGCCAGCACCGCTTCATAGGCCGGGCTGGATGGGTCGAGCATCAGGTCCGCGACCCGCGTGCCATCGGCTGCCGCAATGCTGGTGGTCTTGCCGGCCAGGATCTGGGTCGCCGGATCGAGCACGTAAATGCTCGCATCCTGCTTGGTGACGCGCGTCACCGAATCGATGATTTCGGTATCGTAGAAGGGAGGAACCGCCCAGCTCTGGAACGCATCCATCGTCCCCTCTTCGTTCCAGTTCAGGACCGAGCCGGAAATGCGCCGCTCCAGGATCGTGGCGGCAACCGCCAGATTGGTTTCCTGCTGCACCTTGCTGTCGGCCATCGACTGGGCATGCAGGCTCATATAGATCGCGCCCGACACGACGGCGATGGAGCCGATAATGGCGATGAGAACCAGCGCCGCTATGGTCGTGGTCATCTTGATATTGCCGAAAGCAGCAAAGAGCTTGCGCATGGCGTGTTTCCCCCAAGTGTCCCTGCGCGGCGAATTCATCGCGCACCTGTGGACCTACTGATGGGAAAAATTACGGGATAGCCGTTAATCGAAGGTTTTCCAAAAGCGCTTCGGTATCGTTTTCGAAGTCGATTTCATGGTTTCGGAGGTCGAATTCTCCGCAAAGGCCCGCGATCTGCACTGCTCGATACCCGAATGTCTGTTTTTCGCGTGGCGATTACACCATCACGCCCGCGGCCTTCCTGATGATTGGACGGACCAGACGCGTGTCGTCCCGGTCCCTTGTCATTGCTGACGCGGAACCGGAACGACCCGGGGAATTTCATTTGCCGAAACCATAAAGGCCGAATCTTAACGGCGGGTTGCCCTTGTATGGAAGCGCCGGAAATGAACAGGGCGCCACTGGGCGCCCTTTGAAGTCGTGCTGTCCCGATCGGGCTAGAACTCGTTCCAGTCCTTGTCGACGGCCGCATTGCCATGGCTGAGATAGGATTTGGCCGCGGTCTTGAGCTTGTCCTGCAAGCCGCGCGCGCCGTCGGCAAATGTCCTGGCCGGTGCAGCCGGGATCTGGCGCTGCACCGGCGCCGTTTCGCCGATGGCGAAGATATCCACGATCCGGTCGAGCTCGGTGGCCTGGGCCTCCGTCTGCTCGATGGATGCGTTGATCTCCTCGACCAGCGCCGCATTGTGCTGGGTCATCTCGTCCATGGTGCGCACGGCGGTATTGACCTCGTCGATCGCCCCGGCCTGCTCGCGGCTATCCCTGGCGATGCCGTTCATCAATTCGTTCGAGGACCGCGCTGCACTCACCATGGCTTCCAGCTTGGTCGCCGCATCGAGCACCAGCTTGGAGCCGCCCTTGACCTCGCCGGCCGATTGCTCGATCAGCACCTTGACCTCGCTCGAGGCATTGGCTGCCGACTGCGCCAGGCGACGGACTTCCACCGCCACCACGGCAAAGCCCTTGCCGGCATCGCCGGCCCGCGCTGCTTCCACCGACGCGTTCAGCGCCAGCAGGTTGGTCTGGAAAGCGATGTCGTCGATCAGCCCGATAATATTGGAAATCTTGCCCGAGGACTGGGTGATGCGCTCCATGGCCTCGGTGGCCTGGTGCATCACCTGCCCGCCCTCTTCGGCGGTACGCGTCACGGTCGAGGCGACGCCGCTGGCTTCCTTGGCGCGCTCGGCATTCTGCAGCACGGTCGAGGCGAGCTGTTCCATGGCCGCCGACGTCTCCTCGATCGTCGCCGCCTGCTTGGTGGTGCGCTCGGAAAGATCGTTGGCACCCGACAGGATTTCCCCCGTCGCTGCCTTCAGCGTGCGCGAGGTATCCTTGAGCTGGCCGACAATGTCGGTGAGCTTTTCGGCCACCGCATTGGTGTCGGCCTTGAGCTTGGCGAAGGCGCCCTGATAGTCGCCTTCCATGCGCCTGGTGAGATCGGTATCGGCCAGCGAGGCCAGCACCGAGCCGGTTTCCCCCACGCCACGATCGACAGTCGCCACCAGATTGTTGACCGAGCGGGCCAGCGTATTGAGCTCGTCATCGGGGAATTCGGCATCGACGCGCTTGGTGAAGTCGCCGGCAATGGCGGCATCCACCACCGCGCCGAAGGACCGCTGCAGGTCCTGCATCATGGCGGCGCGTTCGGCCTGGCTGCGGATGATCTGGGCGGCCTCCGCCTCAGTCATCTGCGCGACCTTGAGCCCGTTCTCGCGGAACACTTCAACCGCGCGCGCCATGGCGCCCAGCTCGTCCTTGCCATCGGCGCCACGCACCTCGACATCGAGATCGCCATCGGCCAGCGCATCCATCGTATGGGTGAGGCGGCTGATCGGGCGGCTGATGGAGCGGGAGAAGAAATACCCGACCAAAGCTGCGAGCGCGAGCAGCGCACCGCCCACCAGCAGGATCATGTTGCGCATATTGTTGACCGGGGCGTAGACCTCGTCCTGCGGCTGCACGGCAGCCACGGCCCAGGTGACGGCGCCAACACTGACCGGGCCGGCCCGCACCACCATGGGCGCATCGCGGTAATCCATGCTGGTCCCTTCGGCGGTCTCGCCGGCAAAGGCCTGTGCAATCACGTCGGACGTCAGGGCCGTCTGCAGCACATCAGGCGCCTCAGTACGCGGCGACTCCGTGCGCAGCAGCCCGTCCGACCCCACCACGACCACTTCACCGGTCTCACCCAGCCCCGACAGGGCCGACACCCGGGCGCTGAGCGCCTCGGTGGAAATGGCGAGCACCATGACGCCGGTATTCTCATCCTTGTCGAAAACCGGCATGGCCATGAAACTTTCGGCCGTGCCGGTCGGGCCATAGGCCGTATAGTCGACAAAGGCTGCCTGGCCGTCGGCCAGATCCTTGGCAGCGGCAAAGGCCTGGCCCAGCCCGCTGGCGGCCAGCGCGGAGTCGGTAACGACATTGGTCGCAAAGTCGGTATTCTTGGCCACCGAATAGACCACATCGCCCGCCGCGCTGATCAGCAGCACGTCGGAATAGGCGCGTTCCTGCATCAGCGTGCGGAAGCCGGGATGATAACGCTTGTGCACCGGGTCATAGCTGGCACCCTTTGCGCCCACGCTATCGACGGCCGCCCGGTCCTCGGGGTTGGGATTGTCGGTGACATAAGCGGTCTGCAACTGCACGGCAGCGCGTTCCTTGAGCCCCATGCGCAATTCGTCCAGCGCGCGCGTCAGGTTCTTCATGGCCGTCACGGTATCGGACCGCTGCACGAAGAGCCGCAGGTCGACCTCGGCGCTCGAATAATAGTCGCTGACCAGCGACACGGCCGTGCTGAGCGAGGCCTGCATCGACTGGTTGCGCTGGTTCTGCACCGTGCCGAGACCGATCAGATAGCTCGCCAGGCCCACGCCCGCCCCCACAAGCAGGGCAGAGCCGACCAGCACCAGTGGCAATTTCTGGGCGATCTTCAACTGCGGAAACAATTTCATTGGTCTTGATGCTCCCTCACGGATCGTCGCGCCTGCTTGAATAGAGCCCCGTTCGGCTCCGGCAGCGACAATCACCCCCAACGTGAATCGATTTGTGCAAACGATATATCCAGGGGATTAACCGCTCCTTACGGATAATCACGACGTCCAGATTTCTCAAAAAGCAGTGGCGAAAAGCAGAACGCCCCGACCGTCAGGTCGGGGCGTCAAAATCACTACAATGACTGTGGCGATCAGCTCAGCGCGCCGATAACCGCTTCGATGCGCTTCTTCATGGTCGAGGCATCGAACGGCTTGATGATGTAATTGTTGACGCCGAAGGAAATGGCTTCCTTGACCTGCTCCTTGTCCGAGCGACCTGTGGCCATGATGAACGGCATGGCCTGGGTGCGCGGATGCTTGCGGATGACCTTGAGCAGGGTCAGCCCGTCGATATCTTCCATGTTCCAGTCGGAAATGATCAGGTCGACATTGCTCTTTTCGAGTTTGCCGAGGGCATCGCGCCCGCTCTTGGCCTCGATGATGTCCTTGAAGCCGAGTTGGGTGAGGATGTACTTGCAGATACCGCGCATGGACTGCTGGTCGTCGACAATGAGGACACTGACAGCGCTGGCTTTAGGCATGATCGTATTCACCTTCTGGCGAGTAGGGTCCGAAGACCCCGTTCTTTCGAGCAAACCCTAGGCAACAAGCGTTACAAATCTCTCAATCCGTCACTTGGCATTGCGACAGAGGCCTTTACGCCGCCGACTTCAGCCGCACCAGGGCATGGGCCAGCCGCGCTGCGATCGCTTCGACCGGCGCCTGCTCCACCACTGCGCCTTCCTCGAAGGCAACGCGCGGCATGCCATAGACCAGCGCCGAAGCCTGGTTCTGCCCCACCGTATAGGCGCCGGCATCGCGCATCAGCTTGAGCCCGCGCGCCCCATCCCGGCCCATGCCGGTCAGGATCGCCCCGACGGCCAGGGGACCAACGGTCCTGGCGACCGATTCAAACAGCACATCGACACTGGGGCGATGCCCGCTTTCCGGCTCGTCCTGCGTCAACCTGGCCTTGAGTTGGCCCGATGTCCGCTCCACCCGCAGATGATAATCGCCGCGTGCCACATAGGCGTGGCCGGGCAGGAGCGGCATGCGATCCTCCGCCTCCACCACCTTGAGGCCGCAGATCTCGTCGAGCCGGGCGGCGAAGCGGTTGGTAAAGCCGGGCGGCATGTGCTGGGCGATGACGATGGGCGGGCAATCGGCCGGCATGTCGGCCAGCACCGCGCGGATCGCCTCGACGCCGCCGGTCGATGCGCCGATGGCGATGAGCGCGCCCGCCGGTGCAGCCGCGGTCTTGACCGCGATCTTGGGCGCCTCGGCCCGGCCGGCCGAGCGGCCCCGCACGTCGGACTTGGCCGCCGCCCTGATCTTGTCGCGCAGGTTGGCGCCGAAAGCCTCGATGCCCCCTTCGGCTTCCGCGCTCGGCTTGGCCACGAAATCCACCGCGCCCAGTTCGAGCGCCAGCAGCGTTTCGCTGGCCCCCTTCTTGGTCAGCGTCGAAACCATGACCACCGGCGTCGGCCGCAGGCGCATCAGCCGGTCGAGGAACTGCAGCCCGTTCATATTGGGCATTTCGATATCGAGCGTCACCACATCGGGGTTGAGCGCCTTGATCTTTTCGCGCGCATCGATCGGGTCGGTGGCGGTGCCGACGACATTGATGTCGCCGTCGCGTGTCAGCATGCGCGTCAGCACTTCGCGGATCAGCGCCGAATCGTCGACGACCAGGACCTTGATGCTCATGCTGCTTCTCGTTTGCTCAGTTTCTGCCTGGATTGATAGATGGTCTTGCCGACCAGCCGGAAACCCTCGCCGCCCGAGCCGAGATTTTCCGAATGGCCGATATAGAGAAAGGCCTCCGGCGCCAGCAGCTTGCTGAAGCGCCCGAACATTTCGCCCTGGGTCGGTTTATCGAAATAGATCGCTACATTGCGGCAGAAGATGGCGTCGAACGGCCCCTTCATCGGCCAGGGGCCAATCAGGTTGAGCGGCTTGAACGAAATCAGCTCGCGCACCGCCTGGGGAACGCGGATCGTGCCGTCACCCAGCTTTTCGAAAGGCCGCGCCCGCTCGCCCGCAAGCCCGTTCAACTCGTTTTCCGAATAGATGCCGCGCGCCGCCTTGGCGATGACCGCCGTATCGATATCGGTCGCCAGGACTTTGAAATCCCAGCGCTTGAGATCGGGGAACGCCGCCAGCAGGTCCATGCCGACAGTATAGGGTTCCTGCCCCGTCGAGCAGCCGGCCGACCAGATGCGCAGGCGACTGCCGCGCGGCCTTTCCGCCATGAGCGCCCCCACATGGGACCGCAGATGCTCGAAATGGTGGTCTTCCCGATAGAAGCGCGTGAGATTGGTGGTGAGCGCGTTGACGAAATCCTGCCCGTCCTGGGCGGTGCCCTGGCGCTCGAGATAGTCGAGATAGGCATCGAAACCCGGCAGGCCCAGCGCCCGCACGATCTTGGATAGCCGCGAGATCACCAATGTCCTCTTGGCATCGCTCAACGAGATACCGGCGACCGAATAGACCCGGTTCTTGACCCGCGAAAACTCGCGGTCGCTGAGGGAGATTTCTCCCTGTTCCATGCGGCTTACCCCAATTGCCTTGTGGCCGGTTGTGCCGGGATCAGGCGCGTGCCCGCCGGGCCGGTTGTGCCGCGCTGGGCTCTCCGGCTTCGCCGAGCGACGCCATCCGCCCGGTGAGGCGCTGCAGCGCCGCGTCACCCTCGTCCAGTGTCGCGACGATCGTATCGGTTTCATTGCTTAGATTGCGTAAATGCGTATCGAGCCCCTCGATCATTTTTTGCAGGGCCTGCGCCTCGTTCACGCCGGTCTCCGACTGGGCCCGGCCGCGTTTCACCACGTCGCGGATATCGCGGGCCGAGCGGTTGGTCAGTTGCGCCAGCTGGCGCACTTCGTCGGCCACCACGGCAAAGCCCGCCCCCTTCTCGCCAGCCCGCGCCGCCTCGACCGCGGCATTGAGCGCCAGCAGGTTGGTGCGGAACGAGACGTCCTCGATGGCCTGCACCATCTTGTCGATTTCCTGCGTCATCTGGTCGATCTCGCCCACCAGCGCCCCGGTGCGCCGCGCCGCCAGATCGGCCGCACCCACCAGGTCCTGTGCCTCGCGGCCGATGGCAAGCGCCTGCCGCAGCCCGGCGCTGCCAGTGGCAAGAGCCTGCCCCATGGCGCCGGCATCGTCGCGGCTCCCGGCAGTCAGCGAACCATAATGGGCCGCCCGCTGCTCGAAGCCGTCTACCAACCGGCCCACCGCTGCCAGCCGGTCCTCGAGCCCGGTCCGCAGGTCGCGCTCCTCGTCCAGTTGCTCGATGATCGCAGCGATGAAATCGTGCAGCCGCATGGCCAGCGCCCCGATTGGGCCGTCGAGTGCATCGGGCAGGTCGTGGCCGCCGGCCGCCACGCCTTCGAGCTGCAGCAGTCCCGCATCGAGCGTGGCCAGCCCGGTATTGAGCGCGGCGAGCGTTGGATGGGCCAGGGCGGCCCTGGTCTCGAAGCGGAACCCGGTCTGGCCGCTGGCCAGGGCCCCGGCAAAGGCATCGAGATCATCATCCTCGATATAGCTGCCGGCCGGTACCAGTTCGAGCAGGTAGCGGCCCGCAGCAATGGATCGCCGCCGCACGGTAAAGCGGCCGCCGCCCAGCATGACCATGGCTTCCTCGGCCGCACCGCCGCCGGCATCGAGATAGCCCGCGCCGAACAGGGCATCGAGCGATGCCCCTTCGCCGGCATCCCTGGCCAGCGCCGTGATTCCCATGCTGGCTGCCAGGATCAGGCCCTTTTCGTCCACCACCACGGCCGGCTGCTGCATGGCGGCAATGGCGCTCTTGAAATGGTGGGCCTTTTCGAGACGCTTGCCCAGCCGCGCCACGACACCGGCAATGGTGAGGGTCTCGTCGGGCTTCTCGCAAAGCCCGGCCGCCAGCGCCACCGAAGCCAGCGTGGCGCGGTCCTGCCGATCGTAGTGCGTCGCGATGAACAATGTGCCGGCCAACGCCACCAGCAGCAGGCCGACAACGCTGCCCTGCCCCGCCGGACCGGTGCCAAGCGTGGCCGTGGCAATCCCGGCCAGCGCCACGACGCCCAGCCACAGACTGGCAATGATGAGCGCTAGCCGCAGATTGGGCATGATGCGCAAATCAGTGAGAAGAGGTCCAACATGGCCGAACTCTATGTCGACAATGGTTAATCAAATCTATAAAGTCTTACTGCCGGGTAAGACTTTAATAAGCCTGATTGCGACAATCTGAAGATTTGTCCTGCTTCGGGACAGCAGCAAACGCAAAGAGCTGGCCGTCGGCCCGCGATCCGGCCGACGCCATCCAGGTGTCGTGGCAGTGCTAGAACAGTTCGATATCGTCCACCGGTGCGGGCAGGATGATGCGGCGCTTGGCGATCGCGGCTTCTTCGCGCGCCACGTTATCACCGATCTCGCTATCGAGACGTTTGACGAAAGCCCGGCCGGAATACGGCTTGAACAGCACGCGGCGGGCATAGGTGCCACCCAGGTCTTCGCTGGTGGCGACATAGCCTTCATCGAGCAGGAACTGCCGCACGAATTCGATATTCTTGCGCCCGACATCGTCCAGCGCCGAATTGATCTTGCCGCCGCCGAACACCTTGATCTCGAGATTGGCCTTCTTGCCGGTACCCCTGGTCAGCACCTTGTTGATGAGCTGTTCCATGGCGAAAGCGCCATAGCGGGCCGACGCGCCGTAGCGGTCCCTGGCGGAGCCCGATTGCTCCGCGAGCAGGAAGTGGTTCATGCCGCCCACCTGAGCGACCCGGTCGCGTACGCAGGCCGAGATGCAGGAGCCCAGGACGGTGGAATAGGTGAGGTCGGCCGCATCGGAAACATGGCAATCGCCCTGGTGCACGGTCGTAACCACCCCACGATCGAATTCGGGTGGTAAAGAGTTCGGCAATGCCATTTGTCGTCTTGCAACCCCAAAACCAGTGGTTCGGATCGTAGCGGAAAACTCGTTAGCCAATTGCTAACCACACCGATGGAGCGATGCCACACCGGCAAATTCGGCAAGAAGAGCTTTAGAAATAGTCCTATAGGTTGCTTGCAACGGGGCTAGGGTCTGATCTTTATGTCACTGCAGAAACTCGCGAGAGAACTCGATGAGACAGCGCGCCAGACGGCGTCGATGCTAGAAGGCATCACTGAAGCGCTTGAACTTCTCGCCGACACCAAATTGAGCAAGGACGCTTCGGTCCAACAGGCCGTCCTGATGATCGTCACCGCCCTGCAGGGGCAGGACCGTATCGAACAGCGGTGCCACAACATGGCCTTAGCCGTCCGCCAGTTCGCCCTCCTGCCCGCCAACGCCCCTGACAGCGTCTATGACGAAATCTGGGCCAGCCTCACCCTCGACGAATTGCGCGTGCCCGCTTTGTCCGGCATCGCCGCCCACCAGACCCATGGTGACGCCGAACTGTTCTAGATTTTTCAGAGATGTCCGAACGAAAAGACAGGCGCGATGGGCGCCTTTTTTGTGCCTACCGCGCGGCCGCCTTGTGATGCTGGATGACTTCATCGATGATGAAGCGCAGGAATTTCTCGGAAAATGCCGGGTCGAGATTGGCCGCTGCGGCCAGGCTTCGGAGCCGCTCGACCTGCTCCTGTTCACGGCCGCTATCGGTGGCCGCCAGGCCCTTTTCGGCCTTGAGCCGGCCAACCTGCCGCGTCAGCTTGAACCGCTCGGCCAGGATGAAGACGACCGCCGCATCCAGATTGTCGATGCTTTCCCGCAATTGCAGCAATTCGGCGGGAATATCTGTCTTGGCCATCGGCATGTCCTTCGCGCTGGAAACGAAAAGGGCGCCAGCGGCGCCCTCGATTGATTGACGATATCGAGCGGCCTAGCCGTCCATCTTGGCGCCTGACACCACGGCATGCAGGTCGATCAGCCCGACCATGCGGCTCTCATGGGTCACGATGCCGTTGAGCAGTTCGGTATCGATCGAATTGCCTTCCGGCACATTGTGGATGTCGTCGCGGCTGACGGTCAGGATGTCGCTGACCGCATCGACCAGGATGCCGACCCATTTGTCGCCGACACTCATCACCACCACGACATGGTTCTTGGTGGGCGAGGTCTGGCCGTCGCCGAAACGGGCGCGCAGGTCGAAGATCGGCACGATCGTGCCGCGCAGGTTGATCACCCCACGCACGAATTCGCGCGTATTGGGCAGCGGGGTCGCACCGTTCCAGGCGCGGATTTCGCGCACCGTGGTGATCTCCACGCCATAGGTCTGTTCACCGATCGAAAAGGCGATGAGCTGGAGCGAGTTCTGCCCGGCAACGCCGGCCTTCTCGCCCATGTCGTCACGCAAACCGAGCGCTTCCATTCTGTTGCCTTTCTGCCGCCGGTTCTGGACGGCTACACACTGTTACTCGGCCGCTAGGCCGCATTCTTGTGGACGATCGTGGTCTTGAGCCCCTGCACGTCGACGATCAGTGCGACATTGCCGTCGCCCAGGATCGTGCCGCCGGCAATGCCGTCCACGCGTTCGAAATTCTCTTCCAGCGATTTGATCACCACCTGCTGCTGGCCGATGATGTCGTCGACGATGAGCGCCACCTTGGCCGAGCCTTCGGCCTCGCACAGCACCACGAACCGGTTCTCAGGGTCGGTCTCGGTCAGCATCTCGAAGCGCCTGGCCAGGTCGATGACCTGCACATATTCGCCCCGCACCTGCAGCACCTGGCCGCCTGACGGCACCCGCTCGAAGCTGGCGCGCGAGCACTGGATGGTCTCAACGATCGAGGAGAGCGGCACCACATAGGGCGACTCCCCGACCTTGACCAGCATGACATCGAGCACGGCCAGTGTGAGCGGCAGGCGCAACGTCATGCGCGTGCCCTTGCCGGTCCAGGAGCGGACATGCACCGAGCCGCCGATCTTCTTGATGTTGGATAGCACCACGTCCATGCCGACGCCGCGGCCGGAAATGTCGCTGACTTCGCTCGCCGTGGAAAAGCCTGGTGCGAAAATAAGCTGGTCGATCTGCTCGTCGGTCGGATTGACGTCGGGCGCGATAATGCCCTTGTCGCGCGCCAGCTGCAGCACCTTCTCCCGGTTGATGCCGCCGCCATCGTCTTCGACGATGATCAGGATATTGCCGCCCGCCTGCTCGGCCGAAAGCCGGATCGTGCCGGTCTCCTGCTTGCCGCGCCCGAGGCGCTTGTCGGGGGTCTCGATACCATGATCGGCCGAATTGCGGATCATATGCGTCAGCGGATCGCTGAGCTGCTCGATCACCGTCTTGTCGATTTCGGTGTTCTCGCCGATGGTTTCGAGCTTGATCTTCTTGCCGGTCTTGCTCGCAAGCTCCCGCACCAGGCGCGGCATGCGCGAAAACACCGATTTGACCGGCTGGGCGCGGATCGCCATCACCGAATCCTGCAGCCCACGCGTGGTCTGCGCCAGCACTTCGAGGCCGCGCACCAGTTCGGTGTAACGGGCCCGCAAGGTCTCATCCATCTGCTGGGTCAGCATGGACTGGGTGATGACCAACTCGCCCACCATGTTGACCACGCGGTCCACCTTGTCGAGATCGACGCGGATCGACTGCACACCCACGCTGCGGTTGCCGCTGCTTTCCTCACCCTCGCCGGATGGCGGCGCGGCACGTAGCGGGGTCGCGGCAACGACCGGCGCCGGCGGCTTGGCGACAGGACTGGGCTGGATAGTCTCGGCCAGTTCGGCAAAGCTGAGCGTCGGCGGTTCTTCGAAACTGTCCTGCGCGGTAACGGCGACCGGTTCCGGTTCGGGCGCAAACTGCGGCTCGGTCGCAACATCGGCATCGGCGGTGAAATCGAGCAGGCTGGCCACTTCGTCATCGGCCAGCGCCAGAAGATCGGACGGATCGGGCTCGTCGCTTGCCGCTTGTACCGGTTCAGGCGCGGCGGGAATGGGCGCGGGCATTTCGAACGCCGTGGCATCGCTGCCGAGCTGCGCCACCGCAATATCGCAATCGCCCTCGACGAATTCGAAGACCTCGCGGATCATCGCCTCGGTCAGCGCGGGGGAGATCATGGTGATCTCCCAGGAACAATAGACCGCAAAGGGCTCGAAATCGCTCAGCGGCGGAATCTCTTCCAGCACGGGGCGCACATGCATCTCGCCCAGCGCGGCGAGTTCGCGGAACAGCAGCAGCGGGTCGTTGGCGCGAGCATAGAGTGCTCGGTGCGGCGTGAAGCGCACTTCCCAATGGCCCGGCTCGATCTGCATCGGCGCTGCCTCGAAGGCGTCGTCGATAAGCGCCTCTTCTTCACCCGCCATGGCCGGCGCCGCGGGCGCATCGAGATTGACCATGACCGGGGTGAATTCGATGTCGAATTCGTCGATCGGATCGCCCCCTTCGTCGTCGCCAGCCGCGGCATCGCCGCGTGCCAGCGCATCGAAGCGCCCCTTCTCGTCCATGCCGTAATCGGCGGGCAAGGCCTCGCCGGTCTGGGCAGCCTTGACGTGGTCGGCCACGATATCATTGGCGCGGATGCACAGCGTCACCACGTCATCGCTCATCTCGATGCGGCCGTCGCGCACATAGTCGAGCAGCGTTTCATAGGCATGGGCAAAGCCCACCAGCGCCGAAAAGCCGAAGGCGCCGGCGCCGCCCTTGATCGAATGGATGGCGCGGAACACCGCGTTGAGTCGGTCGGCGTCGCGTTCGCCCGCCTCGATCGCAGCGAATTGCTCCTCGAGCTCGGTCAGCAGCTCGGAGCATTCGTCGAAATAGGTGGCTTTGAAATCGTCCAGATCGCTCATGCGAACGCCCAACCCTTCTGGGTTCT
This sequence is a window from Devosia ginsengisoli. Protein-coding genes within it:
- a CDS encoding chorismate mutase, with the protein product MAKTDIPAELLQLRESIDNLDAAVVFILAERFKLTRQVGRLKAEKGLAATDSGREQEQVERLRSLAAAANLDPAFSEKFLRFIIDEVIQHHKAAAR
- a CDS encoding chemotaxis protein CheD, yielding MVTTVHQGDCHVSDAADLTYSTVLGSCISACVRDRVAQVGGMNHFLLAEQSGSARDRYGASARYGAFAMEQLINKVLTRGTGKKANLEIKVFGGGKINSALDDVGRKNIEFVRQFLLDEGYVATSEDLGGTYARRVLFKPYSGRAFVKRLDSEIGDNVAREEAAIAKRRIILPAPVDDIELF
- a CDS encoding chemotaxis protein CheW, whose product is MEALGLRDDMGEKAGVAGQNSLQLIAFSIGEQTYGVEITTVREIRAWNGATPLPNTREFVRGVINLRGTIVPIFDLRARFGDGQTSPTKNHVVVVMSVGDKWVGILVDAVSDILTVSRDDIHNVPEGNSIDTELLNGIVTHESRMVGLIDLHAVVSGAKMDG
- a CDS encoding chemotaxis protein CheA — translated: MSDLDDFKATYFDECSELLTELEEQFAAIEAGERDADRLNAVFRAIHSIKGGAGAFGFSALVGFAHAYETLLDYVRDGRIEMSDDVVTLCIRANDIVADHVKAAQTGEALPADYGMDEKGRFDALARGDAAAGDDEGGDPIDEFDIEFTPVMVNLDAPAAPAMAGEEEALIDDAFEAAPMQIEPGHWEVRFTPHRALYARANDPLLLFRELAALGEMHVRPVLEEIPPLSDFEPFAVYCSWEITMISPALTEAMIREVFEFVEGDCDIAVAQLGSDATAFEMPAPIPAAPEPVQAASDEPDPSDLLALADDEVASLLDFTADADVATEPQFAPEPEPVAVTAQDSFEEPPTLSFAELAETIQPSPVAKPPAPVVAATPLRAAPPSGEGEESSGNRSVGVQSIRVDLDKVDRVVNMVGELVITQSMLTQQMDETLRARYTELVRGLEVLAQTTRGLQDSVMAIRAQPVKSVFSRMPRLVRELASKTGKKIKLETIGENTEIDKTVIEQLSDPLTHMIRNSADHGIETPDKRLGRGKQETGTIRLSAEQAGGNILIIVEDDGGGINREKVLQLARDKGIIAPDVNPTDEQIDQLIFAPGFSTASEVSDISGRGVGMDVVLSNIKKIGGSVHVRSWTGKGTRMTLRLPLTLAVLDVMLVKVGESPYVVPLSSIVETIQCSRASFERVPSGGQVLQVRGEYVQVIDLARRFEMLTETDPENRFVVLCEAEGSAKVALIVDDIIGQQQVVIKSLEENFERVDGIAGGTILGDGNVALIVDVQGLKTTIVHKNAA
- a CDS encoding methyl-accepting chemotaxis protein, giving the protein MPNLRLALIIASLWLGVVALAGIATATLGTGPAGQGSVVGLLLVALAGTLFIATHYDRQDRATLASVALAAGLCEKPDETLTIAGVVARLGKRLEKAHHFKSAIAAMQQPAVVVDEKGLILAASMGITALARDAGEGASLDALFGAGYLDAGGGAAEEAMVMLGGGRFTVRRRSIAAGRYLLELVPAGSYIEDDDLDAFAGALASGQTGFRFETRAALAHPTLAALNTGLATLDAGLLQLEGVAAGGHDLPDALDGPIGALAMRLHDFIAAIIEQLDEERDLRTGLEDRLAAVGRLVDGFEQRAAHYGSLTAGSRDDAGAMGQALATGSAGLRQALAIGREAQDLVGAADLAARRTGALVGEIDQMTQEIDKMVQAIEDVSFRTNLLALNAAVEAARAGEKGAGFAVVADEVRQLAQLTNRSARDIRDVVKRGRAQSETGVNEAQALQKMIEGLDTHLRNLSNETDTIVATLDEGDAALQRLTGRMASLGEAGEPSAAQPARRARA
- a CDS encoding CheR family methyltransferase, which translates into the protein MEQGEISLSDREFSRVKNRVYSVAGISLSDAKRTLVISRLSKIVRALGLPGFDAYLDYLERQGTAQDGQDFVNALTTNLTRFYREDHHFEHLRSHVGALMAERPRGSRLRIWSAGCSTGQEPYTVGMDLLAAFPDLKRWDFKVLATDIDTAVIAKAARGIYSENELNGLAGERARPFEKLGDGTIRVPQAVRELISFKPLNLIGPWPMKGPFDAIFCRNVAIYFDKPTQGEMFGRFSKLLAPEAFLYIGHSENLGSGGEGFRLVGKTIYQSRQKLSKREAA